In a single window of the Scophthalmus maximus strain ysfricsl-2021 chromosome 18, ASM2237912v1, whole genome shotgun sequence genome:
- the knl1 gene encoding uncharacterized protein knl1 isoform X1, whose product MEPQEFAKNDESGGFSKRRISSILKAPRKSARFPDPEQQENVKVESCVKPVEKRNSRRVSFAPANDVLLFSKDVKNTSPGRSPLQELMTATGATTQNRIPAAVAEDGIQQLKAMETLLNAPLHACKQDTVNFETVEGFGEKTVVFSTDDAFMDMTHSHSINFATYADISLHNCDALPTGREKTVVFAADDASMDLTLNHTINTANKDLSVEKRNVSSSVPSVDPGFENFLASLFKPGGPPSSSTAETSSSLAHIKTQKTERVDKENWLPTSVSAAMDKSVGEFRKTGQSSHGSALCPEEDVSMNLTEVHTGRILGVNEDENPFHFLFPTQDMYAQADKRLSQTAEMGKSKSDHKAAATTENRVQKVNIEYRSGPVKDAASLKNPSQNASHPRRKVNFDARDERTEKTIMFSADDEFMDMTQSHTVNIARGPLAPQQESAGGLDLGFKNFLTGLSKPTGPGVKPVIERMLPSAAASSKETITTSSSSSQLKTSKADPGKDNRSPNTSQRFGQSSTAGGICPEVDVGMDLTEAQTGRIIGIAGSDDPFQFLFHTQDLYPHGGGLNKTEKTSGQKNSEALGSSNRTGMGSSLKPSLKTKLQSHQDHFDPEDDHREKTVRFSADDACMDVTRSYTVNIGNDLKLLSCRDKTMRFNVDDAGMDMTQCLTVNIANNLGSESILPVWEQENETRGPTPRGRSSSAHGLAPEFKSMPTSGPGVDPAIARKTLTAAPSSDVRDSSGVGSVCPEDDVSMDMEMTEAQTGRILGITHADDSLQCLSPTPDVYPHSGGLNKAYTTSGQKNSEALGSSNRTGMGSSLKPSLKTKLQSHQDNFDPEDDQREKTVRFSADDACMDVTRSYTVNIGNDLKLLSCRDKTMRFNVDDAGMDMTQCLTVNIANNLGSESILPVWEQESETCGPTPRGRSSSAQGLAPEFKSMPTSGPGVDPAIAIKKPTAVPSSDVRDSSGVGSVCPKDDVSMDMEMTEAQTGRILGITHADDSLQCLFPTPDVYPHSGGLNKAYTTSGQKNSEALGSSNRTGMGSSLKPSLKTKLQSHQDHFDPEDDHREKTVRFSADDACMDVTRSYTVNIGNDLKLLSCTDKTMRFNVDDAGMDMTQCLTVNIANNLGSESILPVWEQESETRGPTPRGRSSSAQGLAPEFKSLLTSNSGGLRCQDPEIARKTLTAAPSSDVRDSSGVGSICPEDDVSMDMEMTEAQTGRILGITHADDSLQFPTQDLYPHSGSLKRAEMASLLPSSEVSGLSDCKGMDKSFQTSLNTAMEKQQVKFDAEVDCREETVKLSTDEAATNVTAGFTVNVASKSVSASFLPHQESNIVPTQRDAGFPFTVKKGERSRSLSARSLDTGFKTSLSRKSCPWANPMITKAVAAAAAAAAQCPLEGVGAKGHREQLRAQRPDVDTEDAAPGFVPTAIEKSQNKTMTEINMSMDMTEAQTGHIFGQTYTDELPQCFPPTHDSDPEFDLSKRMEATSQRSDEAPGPSNQVANFPGYVDSDEIVTGKEPEPRNESKMESPRSTVDQDPETLGSRKLRRLSLADLQSKARRLSRLINTAPDTLATESCAPPLAQLEDDDDLDQTSKDKNKSPEPELATGSENTRDDTQARCLARGGEASAATTPFKLKTKQLMSRLSVGSFKPKLPQRNKPNQPKTGNCAGEHTRTMTVNVTNQLSNFDDDVSDIYDEELGSLEEETEMVDAKSPRRVTEKVSRAPEADEPLEEEELEEDLIGAVHGRKRPLPEDENNTEDEKRMRAERSTDVAEMSHFVECDITAAPTVTAHASDCSSSIHTASVRCEATFESTFKQSLFESQLEDYASDVQKKLDDGTITVLEFFNLFNIDFVIHNPRQSVLPGRRLSDTDCTTMDVLKDRHISRPKQTVYETDVLNLTEKVEGLKVRMQDLDKPLKMVNKPLWEEIRNCSERELKSFGASLKERNNFFRKTSKAQSHEMKEVLYSNIVQANLEEQQKLRGTIEEADEMIKSLDDCICELEAELAAVGEKGFLDKPSLKSRQEEMKNVTESLADTERQTIEVELQKKHNSSKLNRLKAETRNLESHVTVLQMVNEWRFGEQSDNCTVYTFLHDTLHLQLVYKKSKGTDADNQSERKISHINFKLQLDDEKSQFHARLVHQLLSGYIEGETPWVEKYPTSRHVPKLLHDVGLVVSRCRLLGEELRLLKLWGGLRLDILDISCVDTRLHVVFSRLKTLSKFEVVFSVSLIDRLCVVEVESFHNVMGNTTIQQIKEIVASFSPAKNLVTKIVKKIHHDLLC is encoded by the exons ATGGAGCCTCAGGAATTTGCAAAGAATGA tgagaGCGGTGGATTCTCCAAGCGGCGCATTTCCTCA attttaaagGCGCCACGGAAATCCGCCAGATTCCCCGATCCAGAGCAACAAGAAAATGTTAAG GTGGAATCATGTGTCAAACccgtggaaaaaagaaattccagaAGAGTCAGCTTTGCCCCTGCCAATGATGTTCTTCTGTTTTCAAA AGATGTGAAAAATACCTCTCCTGGTCGAAGCCCTTTACAAGAATTGATGACAGCAA CAGGCGCAACGACTCAAAATAG GATCCCGGCAGCTGTTGCTGAAGATGGGATTCAACAGCTCAAAG CAATGGAAACCCTCTTGAACGCTCCTCTACATGCTTGTAAGCAGGATacg GTCAACTTTGAGACTGTGGAAGGCTTCGGGGAGAAAACAGTGGTGTTTTCCACAGATGACGCATTCATGGACATGACCCACAGTCATTCCATCAACTTTGCCACTTACGCAGATATTTCCCTCCACAACTGTGATGCTTTACCCACTGGCAGAGAGAAAACGGTGGTGTTCGCTGCGGATGACGCGTCCATGGATTTGACCCTGAATCATACGATAAACACGGCGAACAAGGATCTAAGTGTCGAGAAGAGAAACGTTTCCTCCTCAGTGCCCAGTGTGGATCCGGGATTTGAAAACTTCCTCGCGAGTCTCTTTAAACCCGGTGgccccccctcgtcctccactGCGGAGACAAGCAGCTCCCTCGCTCACATCAAAACGCAAAAGACCGAACGAGTGGACAAAGAGAATTGGCTTCCGACTTCAGTTTCAGCCGCGATGGACAAGTCAGTGGGTGAATTCAGGAAAACCGGGCAATCGTCTCACGGAAGTGCGCTCTGTCCAGAAGAGGATGTTAGCATGAACCTGACTGAAGTTCACACAGGCCGCATTCTGGGAGTCAACGAGGATGAGAAtccatttcactttcttttccccACACAAGACATGTACGCCCAAGCTGACAAGAGACTATCACAGACAGCGGAGATGGGGAAGAGCAAGTCTGACCACAAAG cagcagcaacgacTGAGAACAG GGTCCAAAAGGTGAACATTGAATACAGGAGTGGACCAGTAAAAG ATGCGGCATCCTTGAAGAATCCATCTCAAAATGCTTCTCATCCAAGACGCAAG gtcAACTTTGACGCCAGAGACGAGCGCACAGAGAAAACCATAATGTTCTCCGCAGATGATGAGTTCATGGACATGACTCAAAGTCACACTGTCAACATTGCCCGTGGTCCATTAGCGCCTCAGCAAGAGTCCGCAGGCGGTTTGGACCTGGGATTTAAGAACTTCCTGACAGGTCTCTCGAAACCTACTGGCCCCGGTGTTAAGCCTGTGATCGAAAGAATGTTACCCTCCGCTGCAGCATCCTCTAAGGAAACTatcaccaccagcagctcctcgtcTCAGCTGAAAACGTCAAAGGCCGACCCAGGCAAAGATAATCGGTCGCCGAATACAAGCCAACGCTTTGGACAATCTTCCACTGCCGGGGGAATCTGTCCTGAGGTGGACGTGGGCATGGACCTGACTGAAGCTCAAACCGGCCGCATCATAGGAATCGCTGGTTCGGACGATccttttcagtttcttttccaCACGCAAGACCTGTATCCACACGGTGGAGGTCTGAATAAAACAGAGAAGACTTCAGGACAGAAGAACAGTGAAGCACTGGGATCATCGAACCGTACAG GAATGGGAAGCTCATTGAAGCCATCTTTAAAGACGAAGTTGCAAAGTCATCAG GATCATTTTGACCCTGAAgacgaccacagagagaaaactgtgaGGTTTTCTGCCGACGACGCCTGTATGGACGTGACACGAAGTTACACGGTCAACATTGGCAACGATTTGAAACTGCTCTCTTGCAGAGATAAAACCATGAGGTTCAACGTAGACGACGCCGGTATGGACATGACCCAGTGCCTCACTGTAAATATCGCCAACAATTTAGGGTCCGAGTCAATTCTTCCTGTCTGGGAACAAGAAAATGAGACACGTGGTCCAACACCTAGAGGCAGATCTTCATCAGCGCACGGTTTGGCTCCAGAATTTAAAAGTATGCCTACAAGTGGCCCTGGTGTCGATCCTGCCATCGCAAGAAAGACGCTGACGGCTGCACCATCCTCTGACGTCAGAGACTCGTCTGGTGTGGGTTCAGTCTGTCCTGAAGATGATGTCAGCATGGATATGGAGATGACTGAGGCTCAAACGGGCCGAATATTAGGAATCACGCACGCAGACGATTCTCTTCAGTGTCTTTCCCCCACACCAGATGTGTATCCACACAGTGGAGGTCTGAACAAGGCATATACGACTTCAGGACAGAAGAACAGTGAAGCACTGGGATCATCGAACCGTACAG GAATGGGAAGCTCATTGAAGCCATCTTTAAAGACAAAGTTGCAAAGTCACCAG GATAATTTTGACCCTGAAGACgaccaaagagagaaaactgtgaGGTTTTCTGCCGACGACGCCTGTATGGACGTGACACGAAGTTACACGGTCAACATTGGCAACGATTTGAAACTGCTCTCTTGCAGAGATAAAACCATGAGGTTCAACGTAGACGACGCCGGTATGGACATGACCCAGTGCCTCACTGTAAATATCGCCAACAATTTAGGGTCCGAGTCAATTCTCCCTGTGTGGGAACAAGAAAGTGAGACATGTGGTCCAACACCTAGAGGCAGATCTTCATCAGCGCAGGGTTTGGCTCCAGAATTTAAAAGTATGCCTACAAGTGGCCCTGGTGTCGATCCTGCCATCGCAATAAAGAAGCCGACGGCTGTACCATCCTCTGACGTCAGAGACTCGTCTGGTGTGGGTTCAGTCTGTCCTAAAGATGATGTCAGCATGGATATGGAGATGACTGAGGCTCAAACGGGCCGAATATTAGGAATCACGCACGCAGACGATtctcttcagtgtcttttcCCCACACCAGATGTGTATCCACACAGTGGAGGTCTGAACAAGGCATATACGACTTCAGGACAGAAGAACAGTGAAGCACTGGGATCATCGAACCGTACAG GAATGGGAAGCTCATTGAAGCCATCTTTAAAGACGAAGTTGCAAAGTCATCAG GATCATTTTGACCCTGAAgacgaccacagagagaaaactgtgaGGTTTTCTGCTGACGACGCCTGTATGGACGTGACTCGGAGTTACACGGTCAACATTGGCAACGATTTGAAACTGCTCTCTTGCACAGATAAAACCATGAGGTTCAACGTAGACGATGCCGGTATGGACATGACCCAGTGCCTCACTGTAAATATCGCCAATAATTTAGGATCCGAGTCAATTCTTCCTGTGTGGGAACAAGAAAGTGAGACACGTGGTCCAACACCTAGAGGCAGATCTTCATCAGCGCAGGGTTTGGCTCCAGAATTTAAAAGTTTGCTTACAAGCAACTCCGGCGGCCTGAGATGTCAGGATCCTGAGATCGCAAGAAAGACGCTGACGGCTGCACCATCCTCTGACGTCAGAGACTCGTCTGGTGTGGGTTCAATCTGTCCTGAAGATGATGTCAGCATGGATATGGAGATGACTGAGGCTCAAACGGGCCGAATCTTAGGAATCACGCACGCGGATGATTCTCTTCAGTTTCCCACACAAGACCTGTATCCACACAGTGGAAGTCTGAAGAGAGCAGAGATGGCGTCACTTCTGCCGAGCAGTGAAGTGTCTGGATTGTCTGATTGTAAAG GTATGGATAAATCATTTCAGACTTCTTTAAATACAGCGATGGAGAAACAGcag GTCAAGTTTGATGCTGAAGTCGACTGCAGAGAGGAAACTGTCAAGTTGTCCACAGATGAAGCAGCTACAAATGTGACCGCCGGATTCACTGTAAACGTTGCCAGCAAATCTGTGTCCGCGTCATTTCTGCCACACCAAGAGTCAAACATTGTACCCACCCAGCGAGACGCGGGTTTCCCTTTTACTgtgaagaagggagagagaagcagatCCTTGTCAGCACGCAGTCTGGACACAGGATTTAAAACCTCCCTGTCGAGGAAGAGTTGTCCGTGGGCCAATCCCATGATCACCAAAGcagtcgctgctgctgctgctgctgctgcacagtgcCCTCTAGAGGGCGTCGGTGCAAAGGGCCACCGTGAGCAGCTTCGAGCGCAGAGGCCTGATGTGGATACTGAAGATGCAGCTCCAGGTTTTGTTCCTACTGCCATAGAGAAGTCACAGAACAAGACCATGACAGAAATCAATATGAGCATGGATATGACTGAAGCTCAAACAGGCCACATTTTTGGACAAACCTACACGGATGAACTCCCTCAATGTTTTCCTCCAACGCATGACTCTGACCCTGAGTTTGACCTTTCGAAGCGAATGGAGGCAACTTCCCAACGAAGCGACGAAGCACCGGGTCCGTCCAACCAAGTCGCAAACTTTCCAGGATACGTCGACTCAGATGAAATCGTGACCGGGAAAGAACCCGAACCAAGAAATGAATCGAAGATGGAAAGTCCTCGTAGTACTGTCGACCAAGATCCAGAGACGTTGGGTTCGCGGAAGTTGAGACGGTTGAGTTTAGCCGATCTCCAGTCGAAAGCGAGACGTTTGAGCCGCCTGATAAATACAGCTCCCGATACTTTGGCTACGGAAAGCTGCGCCCCGCCTTTGGCCCAGttggaggacgacgacgacttGGACCAAACctccaaagacaaaaacaaatccccGGAACCCGAACTCGCAACGGGTTCGGAGAACACTCGAGATGACACACAGGCTCGGTGTCTCGCCCGAGGAGGAGAAGCCTCGGCCGCCACCACTCCCTTCAAGTTGAAGACCAAGCAGCTGATGTCCAGACTGTCCGTGGGGAGCTTCAAGCCGAAACTGCCCCAGAGAAACAAACCCAACCAGCCGAAGACGGGGAACTGCGCGGGAGAGCACACGAGGACGATGACCGTCAACGTCACCAATCAACTGAGTAACTTCGACGACGACGTGAGCGACATTTACGACGAAGAGCTCGGGAGCTTGGAGGAAGAGACGGAAATGGTGGACGCAAAGAGTCCACGGAGGGTCACGGAGAAAGTGAGTCGTGCACCCGAGGCCGACGAGCCtttagaggaagaggagctggaagaggatCTCATCGGTGCCGTCCACGGAAGAAAGAGACCTCTGccagaagatgaaaacaatacggaggatgagaagaggatgagagctGAGAGGAGCACTGACGTTGCCGAAATG TCTCATTTCGTGGAGTGCGACATCACGGCCGCTCCGACCGTGACCGCACACGCCTCCGACTGCTCCAGCAGCATTCACACAGCCAGTGTCAGGTGTGAAGCCACATTTGAGTCAA cTTTCAAACAAAGTCTGTTTGAGTCTCAGCTTGAAGATTATGCGAGTGACGTACAAAAG AAGTTGGACGACGGCACCATCACGGTGTTGGAGTTCTTTAATCTCTTCAACATAGACTTTGTCATCCACAATCCTCGGCAGAGCGTTCTTCCTGGCAGA cgtCTGTCCGACACAGATTGCACAACAATGGACGTGTtgaaagacagacacatcagTCGTCCCAAACAGACGGTGTATGAGACCGACGTCCTGAACCTCACCGAAAAGGTGGAGGG GTTGAAAGTGCGAATGCAGGATCTGGACAAACCTCTGAAGATGGTGAACAAACCTCTGTGGGAAGAGATAAGGAATtgttcagagagagag CTCAAATCTTTTGGTGCGAGtctaaaagagagaaataacttcTTCAGAAAGACGAGCAAAGCCCAGTCGCACGAAATGAAGGAGGTTCTCTACTCGAACATTGTGCAGGCGAATCTG GAGGAGCAACAGAAGTTGAGAGGAACGATCGAGGAAGCAGATGAAATGATAAAGAGTCTGGACGACTGTATTTGTGAATTGGAAGCAG AACTCGCTGCAGTTGGAGAAAAAGGCTTCCTGGACAAGCCAAGTCTGAAATCTCGTCAGGAAG AAATGAAGAACGTCACCGAATCTTTGGCCGATACCGAAAG ACAAACGATTGAAGTGGAGTTGCAGAAGAAGCACAACTCCAGTAAACTCAACCGGCTGAAAGCCGAGACGAGGAACCTCGAGAGCCACGTCACCGTGCTGCAGAT GGTAAACGAATGGAGGTTTGGAGAGCAGAGTGACAACTGCACCGTCTACACGTTCCTCCATGACACCCTGCATCTGCAGTTGGTGTATAAAAAATCTAAAG GAACTGATGCTGATAATCAGTCCGAGAGGAAAATATCTCACATCAATTTCAAACTTCAACTTGatg ATGAGAAGTCACAGTTCCACGCTCGCCTTGTTCACCAACTGCTCTCTGGATACATTGAGGGTGAAACGCCCTGGGTGGAGAAATACCCGACGAGTAGACATGTGCCAAAG CTGCTCCACGACGTCGGCCTGGTGGTGAGTCGCTGTCGTCTGCTGGGAGAAGAGCTGCGTCTGCTGAAGCTGTGGGGAGGTCTGAGGCTCGACATCCTGGACATCAGCTGCGTGGACACCAG GCTGCACGTTGTCTTCAGCCGTCTCAAGACACTTTCCAAGTTTGAAGTGGTTTTCTCCGTCAGTCTGATCGACCGCCTCTGTGTCGTCGAGGTGGAGAGCTTTCACAACGTGATGGGAAACACAAC GATCCAACAGATCAAAGAGATTGTGGCGTCGTTCAGTCCAGCCAAGAACCTTGTGACGAAGATTGTCAAAAAGATTCATCACGATCTGCTCTGTTGA